A genomic stretch from Mycobacterium paraterrae includes:
- a CDS encoding transposase translates to MSRTRRSFSTEYKVEAAHRVIDSGRTIAEVARELGLNEGLLGRWVADERRRVEAAAARNEAPLTVAERTELARLRKQVAEQEKDIAFLKKASAYFAASQPR, encoded by the coding sequence ATGTCCCGAACCCGTCGGTCTTTCTCGACCGAGTACAAGGTTGAAGCCGCTCATCGGGTGATCGATTCCGGGCGTACCATCGCCGAGGTTGCTCGCGAGCTTGGCCTGAACGAGGGCCTGCTCGGACGGTGGGTCGCCGACGAACGTCGCCGTGTCGAGGCGGCTGCCGCCCGTAACGAGGCGCCGTTGACCGTGGCCGAGCGCACCGAACTCGCGCGTTTGCGCAAGCAGGTCGCCGAGCAGGAGAAAGACATCGCGTTCCTGAAAAAAGCTTCCGCGTACTTTGCCGCCAGTCAACCGAGGTAG